The Salinibacterium sp. M195 genome includes a window with the following:
- the pyrF gene encoding orotidine-5'-phosphate decarboxylase codes for MPSFSSRLAQTFEEFGGVCMGIDPHPFLLESWGLSNDAHGVREFALRAVDAAAGNVGMIKPQVAFFERFGSAGYAVLEESFALARSAGLLVIADVKRGDLSSSVDAYGQAWLTPGSPLEADAMTAVAYQGVSELAGPFDLARSAGKGIFVLAATSNASAHTIQSARITEGEHEGATVAASVVRDVAALNTESGLGSFGVVIGATVDLADYGIRNGELVDLPILAPGFGAQGAQVEQARELYGDAVANTIVTVSRSVLQEGASQIPAELRSLRSQLREQVR; via the coding sequence ATGCCTAGTTTCTCCTCTCGCTTAGCTCAAACCTTCGAGGAATTCGGGGGAGTCTGCATGGGCATTGACCCTCATCCATTCCTGCTCGAAAGCTGGGGGCTGTCGAACGATGCCCACGGGGTTCGCGAGTTCGCGCTGCGTGCGGTGGATGCCGCAGCAGGCAACGTAGGAATGATCAAACCCCAGGTTGCCTTCTTCGAGCGCTTCGGTTCTGCGGGCTATGCGGTTCTCGAGGAGTCTTTCGCGCTGGCACGCTCCGCCGGACTGCTTGTCATCGCCGATGTGAAGCGCGGCGATCTGTCATCGTCCGTCGATGCTTATGGGCAGGCATGGCTCACGCCAGGTTCGCCATTAGAGGCAGACGCCATGACGGCGGTCGCGTATCAGGGCGTTTCAGAGCTCGCCGGACCGTTCGATCTCGCACGCTCGGCGGGTAAGGGAATATTCGTCTTGGCGGCAACGTCGAACGCGTCGGCCCACACCATCCAGTCTGCTCGGATCACCGAGGGTGAGCACGAGGGTGCAACTGTTGCCGCCAGTGTCGTTCGCGACGTTGCGGCGCTCAATACAGAGAGCGGTCTTGGCTCGTTTGGTGTTGTTATCGGCGCAACGGTTGACCTTGCCGACTACGGCATTCGCAATGGTGAACTTGTTGATCTCCCCATTCTGGCTCCGGGGTTCGGAGCGCAGGGCGCCCAAGTAGAGCAAGCACGTGAACTGTACGGTGATGCCGTCGCCAACACGATTGTGACCGTCTCACGCAGCGTCCTTCAAGAAGGTGCGAGCCAAATTCCTGCCGAACTTCGGTCGCTTCGGTCACAGCTCCGAGAGCAGGTTCGCTAA
- the rpoZ gene encoding DNA-directed RNA polymerase subunit omega, translating into MADKNSGIIDPPIDELLSKVDSKYQLVIFASKRARQINDYYADLHEGSLFDNVGPLVDSTIEDKPLSVALREINEDKLELKRLSGE; encoded by the coding sequence ATGGCTGACAAGAACTCGGGCATCATTGATCCCCCCATCGACGAATTGCTGTCGAAGGTCGACTCGAAGTACCAGCTCGTAATCTTCGCGTCCAAGCGGGCTCGCCAGATCAACGACTACTACGCAGACCTCCACGAGGGAAGCTTGTTCGATAACGTCGGACCCCTCGTTGACTCGACAATCGAAGACAAGCCCCTGTCGGTTGCTCTCCGCGAGATCAACGAAGACAAGCTCGAACTCAAGCGACTCAGCGGCGAATAG
- the gmk gene encoding guanylate kinase: protein MGPRPEPPAVDRAAASRAAIVARRARAAVKREVAERARTALSVARTAWSQPDSAEARLLVRELLMSVPSLGPTRVEAVMEELAIAERKRVGGLGPKQRVRLTAYLASRQGAEPTRLVVLAGPTAVGKGTVSSYIRENHADVLLSVSATTRKPRPGEIDGVHYYFVSDEQFDAMIADNELLEWAVVHNSYRYGTPRPPIDAALAEGKRVLLEIDLQGARSVRAVMPEALLVFLLPPTWEELVRRLIGRGTEDAAEQARRLDTAKVELAAQEEFDVKVVNTEVSQAAQEVVELMDAPAGATTSDSKEHSNG, encoded by the coding sequence ATGGGACCTCGCCCCGAGCCACCTGCCGTTGATCGTGCGGCCGCCTCTCGTGCGGCAATTGTGGCGCGACGCGCCCGAGCTGCCGTAAAACGTGAAGTCGCTGAGCGCGCTCGAACGGCGTTGAGCGTCGCCCGCACGGCATGGTCTCAACCGGATAGCGCAGAGGCACGACTTTTGGTTCGTGAACTGCTGATGAGCGTGCCATCACTTGGTCCAACGCGGGTCGAAGCCGTCATGGAAGAACTTGCCATCGCGGAACGTAAACGCGTCGGCGGCCTCGGCCCGAAGCAGCGGGTACGACTCACCGCTTATCTGGCTTCACGTCAGGGAGCAGAGCCGACTCGTCTCGTGGTGCTGGCTGGTCCAACTGCTGTCGGCAAAGGCACGGTGTCGAGCTACATCCGGGAAAATCACGCCGATGTTCTGCTGAGTGTTTCAGCGACTACGCGCAAGCCGAGACCTGGCGAAATCGACGGTGTCCACTACTACTTCGTCAGTGATGAGCAGTTCGATGCGATGATCGCGGACAATGAACTCTTGGAGTGGGCGGTTGTTCACAACTCCTATCGTTATGGCACGCCGCGCCCGCCGATCGATGCTGCTCTTGCCGAAGGAAAGCGCGTTCTGCTTGAGATTGATTTGCAGGGCGCCCGCTCCGTTCGTGCGGTGATGCCTGAAGCCCTTCTGGTCTTCCTCTTGCCCCCCACGTGGGAAGAATTGGTGCGTCGATTAATCGGTCGTGGTACGGAAGATGCCGCAGAACAGGCGCGCCGATTAGACACCGCAAAGGTCGAATTGGCGGCTCAAGAAGAGTTTGATGTGAAAGTTGTGAACACAGAAGTAAGCCAAGCGGCTCAAGAAGTCGTAGAATTGATGGATGCGCCCGCTGGCGCGACCACTTCCGACTCCAAGGAGCACTCCAATGGCTGA
- the carB gene encoding carbamoyl-phosphate synthase large subunit: protein MPKRQDISSVLVIGSGPIVIGQAAEFDYSGTQACRVLREEGIRVILVNSNPATIMTDPDFADATYIEPITWEVIESIIAKERPDALLPTLGGQTALNAAIELDAHGILEKYNVELIGANLEAINRGEDRQIFKQLVIDCGAEVAKSYIAHTVTEAVEFAEDLGYPLVIRPSFTMGGLGSGFAYTREELVRMVTDGLHQSPTTEVLLEESILGWKEYELELMRDTSDNTVVVCSIENVDPVGVHTGDSITVAPALTLTDREYQNLRNIGIDIIRAVGVDTGGCNVQFAIDPATGRVIVIEMNPRVSRSSALASKATGFPIAKIAAKLAIGYRLDEIPNDITKVTPASFEPTLDYVVVKVPRFAFEKFPAADTRLTTTMKSVGEAMAIGRNYSTALQKALRSLEKRDSSFHWNGEVGNKAELLALSAIATDGRIITVQQAMRAGATTEEVFEATKIDPWFVDQIALINEVAADIAAADELTVALLTHAKNHGFSDVQIADLRGATEAEIRDLRWGLDVRPVFKTVDTCAGEFPALTPYHYSSYDSETEVAPSDKTKVIILGSGPNRIGQGIEFDYSCVHASFALSDAGYETIMINCNPETVSTDYDTSDRLYFEPLTLEDVLEIIHAESKSGELLGVIVQLGGQTALGLAQGLKDAGIPILGTTPEAIDLAEERGLFSAILDNAGLLAPKNGTATNQSEAIAIAENIGYPVLVRPSHVLGGRGMEIIYDTDALADYFERVRDVVIISETSPLLVDRFLDDAIEIDIDAIYDGTELYVGGIMEHIEEAGIHSGDSACTLPSVTLGRDVLKRVREATLAIAEGVGVRGLLNVQFAIGQGILYVLEANPRASRTVPFVSKALGIPLAKAAALVMAGSSIRQLVDSGLLPALDGSQVPSTSPVSVKEAVLPFRRFRTVEGQVVDSVLGPEMRSTGEVMGIDSNFPKAFAKSQEAAYGGLPDSGSVFVSVADRDKRAVILPVLRLSQLGFTILATEGTAEILARNGIEAQVVRKYFMGQEVDVAEPSIVEMINDGKVDVVINTPSGRSARADGYEIRTATVAADKPIFTTIAQLAAAVASFEAIRDGFDVRSLQDYALDRAAELEKVANNA, encoded by the coding sequence ACAACGTTGAGCTAATCGGCGCAAACCTTGAAGCGATTAACCGCGGTGAAGACCGCCAGATCTTCAAGCAGCTCGTGATCGACTGTGGCGCAGAGGTTGCAAAGTCATACATCGCGCACACCGTCACTGAGGCGGTTGAGTTTGCCGAAGACCTCGGATATCCCCTCGTGATTCGCCCCTCGTTCACGATGGGCGGGCTCGGTTCTGGATTCGCATACACCCGCGAAGAACTCGTGCGCATGGTTACCGATGGATTGCACCAGAGTCCTACCACCGAGGTGCTGCTCGAGGAGAGCATCCTGGGCTGGAAAGAGTATGAGCTTGAGCTCATGCGTGACACGTCAGACAACACTGTCGTAGTGTGTTCGATCGAAAATGTTGATCCGGTGGGAGTCCACACCGGCGACTCGATCACGGTGGCTCCCGCCCTCACGCTCACCGACCGCGAGTACCAAAACCTCCGCAACATCGGAATCGACATCATCCGCGCTGTTGGCGTCGACACCGGTGGCTGCAACGTTCAGTTCGCAATCGATCCCGCCACTGGTCGAGTGATCGTCATTGAGATGAACCCGCGAGTTTCGCGATCGAGCGCCCTGGCTTCAAAAGCGACAGGTTTTCCGATTGCCAAGATCGCGGCCAAGCTGGCGATCGGCTACCGTCTCGACGAGATCCCGAACGACATTACGAAGGTTACGCCGGCAAGCTTCGAGCCGACGCTCGACTACGTCGTGGTCAAGGTTCCGCGATTCGCCTTCGAGAAGTTCCCCGCTGCCGACACACGTCTCACGACCACCATGAAGTCAGTCGGTGAAGCTATGGCCATCGGTCGTAACTACTCGACGGCGCTCCAGAAAGCCTTGCGATCGCTAGAAAAGCGTGACTCGAGCTTCCACTGGAATGGTGAAGTGGGAAATAAGGCAGAACTACTGGCGCTGTCGGCCATCGCCACTGATGGTCGGATCATCACGGTGCAGCAGGCGATGCGAGCAGGGGCCACGACCGAAGAAGTTTTTGAGGCAACCAAGATTGACCCGTGGTTCGTCGATCAGATCGCACTCATCAACGAAGTGGCCGCCGACATTGCGGCTGCTGACGAACTGACAGTCGCACTGCTCACTCACGCGAAAAACCACGGTTTCAGCGACGTGCAAATAGCCGATCTCCGCGGCGCTACCGAAGCTGAAATTCGTGACCTGCGCTGGGGACTCGACGTGCGTCCCGTATTCAAGACGGTCGATACGTGTGCGGGGGAGTTTCCGGCGCTGACCCCGTACCACTACTCAAGCTACGATTCTGAGACCGAAGTTGCCCCGAGCGATAAGACGAAGGTCATCATTCTCGGTTCAGGTCCCAACCGAATCGGCCAGGGCATTGAGTTTGACTACTCCTGTGTTCACGCCTCGTTCGCGCTCTCAGATGCCGGTTATGAGACCATCATGATCAACTGCAACCCTGAGACCGTCTCAACCGACTACGACACGAGCGATCGGCTTTACTTCGAGCCCCTCACCCTCGAAGACGTGCTTGAGATCATCCACGCCGAAAGCAAGAGTGGTGAACTCCTGGGAGTGATTGTGCAGCTCGGTGGGCAGACCGCGCTCGGGCTCGCTCAGGGGCTGAAAGATGCGGGCATCCCGATCCTCGGAACAACGCCCGAAGCGATCGACCTCGCCGAAGAACGCGGACTGTTCTCGGCCATTCTCGACAACGCCGGATTGCTCGCGCCAAAGAACGGCACCGCAACCAACCAGTCCGAAGCGATCGCTATCGCCGAGAACATCGGGTACCCGGTGCTCGTGCGTCCGTCGCACGTGCTGGGTGGCCGCGGGATGGAAATCATTTACGACACCGACGCTCTCGCCGACTACTTTGAGCGGGTGCGCGACGTCGTCATCATTTCTGAGACTTCGCCGCTGCTCGTCGACCGTTTCCTGGACGATGCGATCGAGATTGACATCGACGCCATTTATGACGGCACCGAGCTCTACGTTGGCGGAATTATGGAGCACATCGAAGAAGCCGGTATTCACTCCGGAGACTCGGCCTGCACCCTTCCGTCGGTGACGCTCGGGCGGGATGTGCTCAAGCGCGTGCGGGAAGCAACGCTCGCAATCGCTGAAGGCGTGGGAGTGCGCGGCCTGCTGAACGTGCAGTTCGCTATTGGCCAGGGCATCCTCTATGTTCTCGAAGCCAACCCGCGTGCCAGCCGAACAGTTCCGTTCGTCTCGAAGGCGCTGGGCATTCCGCTCGCGAAGGCTGCCGCTCTTGTGATGGCCGGGTCGAGCATCCGCCAGCTCGTCGATAGTGGATTGCTGCCCGCGCTCGACGGCTCGCAAGTGCCATCGACGTCGCCGGTTTCTGTCAAAGAAGCTGTCTTGCCTTTCCGACGCTTCCGCACCGTTGAGGGCCAGGTCGTTGACTCAGTTCTCGGCCCGGAGATGCGCTCAACCGGTGAAGTCATGGGGATCGACTCAAACTTCCCGAAGGCGTTCGCCAAGAGCCAAGAAGCGGCCTACGGTGGCTTGCCCGACAGCGGCTCGGTCTTCGTCTCGGTCGCGGACCGCGATAAGCGTGCCGTCATCCTTCCGGTCCTCCGTCTCAGCCAGCTTGGCTTTACCATTCTGGCCACGGAAGGTACCGCAGAGATCTTGGCACGCAACGGCATCGAAGCCCAGGTCGTGCGCAAGTACTTCATGGGGCAGGAAGTCGATGTCGCAGAGCCGTCAATTGTGGAGATGATCAACGACGGCAAGGTGGATGTGGTGATCAACACTCCGAGTGGCCGCAGTGCGCGTGCTGACGGGTACGAAATTCGAACAGCAACTGTCGCTGCCGATAAACCGATCTTCACGACAATCGCACAACTAGCGGCAGCGGTTGCCTCGTTCGAGGCGATTCGAGACGGCTTCGATGTGCGCTCGCTTCAGGATTACGCCCTCGACCGTGCTGCTGAGCTTGAGAAGGTAGCCAACAATGCCTAG